AGCCACTACGACAGTCACATCAACCACTACTGCTGTGAGCACAGTAACAACCACAACAACAGCAGTATCAACAGTAACAATCACAAAACCAGTAATTAGCACAGCCCTAATAGCAGGAATAATAGTAATAGTCATAGTAATAGCAGCAGTAACCGCCATTATAGCACTAAGAAGAAGATAAGAATTAATGCATTTTTAATTTAAAATTAAAGTTTTTATTTTAAATCAATAATTTAAGAAAATAATAAAGATATAGTTCTTTGGACCATTAGTAAAGATTGAGCTAGTGTATATTTGCATTATGATTCTTCTGAATTTAATAAAAGTATAGCTACATTCTTAGGTGGATAATGTACATTTGCTCACTAAGAAACATAGGGCTATCGTAAGCTGACCTAGACCACCTATGTCATGCGTAATTGGGGTAATGTAACTAATATTATTTCCCTCAATTCTAATGTCCTGGTCTGAACCATCTACTGCAAGCATTATTCTTCCGCTGATGCTAATAAACTCGGCCAAAGGCTTAACTTGCGGCCCAATTCTCCTAATGACGAGTATATTATCAGGCTTAAACAAGTCCACTGCATCCTTAATAGTTGGCAGTACTATTAAGCTTGATGAGTACCTTAGAGCTATCTTAAAGGCCTCTGGTACACCTTGTTGGGCTGCTGAACCGTAAACATGAGTTAGCACTAGGTTCTTTATGCCGAAGCCGTAAACCACCTTAGCGAATTCCACAGCCCTAGCTACACTGGATACATTATCAATCAACACTATTAATTCCCTCATTGACCAGCATCTTCATGCGTGTATTTTTAAATTAAACCCAATGCATAGGCAGAACTTAGTACACATTTCAATAAAC
The sequence above is a segment of the Caldivirga sp. genome. Coding sequences within it:
- a CDS encoding RecB-family nuclease; protein product: MRELIVLIDNVSSVARAVEFAKVVYGFGIKNLVLTHVYGSAAQQGVPEAFKIALRYSSSLIVLPTIKDAVDLFKPDNILVIRRIGPQVKPLAEFISISGRIMLAVDGSDQDIRIEGNNISYITPITHDIGGLGQLTIALCFLVSKCTLST